AAAGAACGTGATCCGATAAGTGAGTGATCGACAATTCGTTCTCAGGCACGATCGTCGGATTAATTCAATTTAGCTAATTTCACCGGTTTCTACCGCTGTTTCAAGATTTTGGCGCAGTAATGACATTTGCGCGTGCAGCGACTCCAGCGTTGCACGCGTTAGCCCTGTGCCATCAGTTGCACGCGTTAGCCCTGTGCCATCAATGGTGCAACCAAAGATATCAACTGTCTTTTTTGAGCACTTTGCCTTGCTCAGTGAAGAGGTGGCGGCAGTTAGCAGTGAAAATGGCGCGGTTAATCTTAATCATTAAAATGACGCAGCCAAACACCGAAGTACGCGATCAATTGCATGATGTCTATGGCTCTGATGCAATGATGCTAATCGCAGTGGGACAGACTGTGACGGCAGAATTTGCGACGGTGGCATCGGTGAATAATTCCTAGCGATCTTAGAAATCAGGCAATAAGCCACATCCCCTCGATGCGCACAATTATGGGGATGGCTATGCAATAAACCAGCAACTCCTGATTACCTCAAACCCACCACACCTAAAACGCCTGCATCGCAAGATAAATCTAGCCACAACAACATTTATTCGGGTTAATCCAGGAAATCTTTACTTTATCCGAGGATATATCCAAACTTCAAGTTAATCACTCTAGATTTAGATGGATATGCGAGATTTTCCGCTTACTAAATAGTTAGACAACCTTATTTATCACAGGAAAAGTAAAATAATGACTCAGATTAAAAGGCTTCGTCCCGGCGGGTGGCTGTTTCACGATCGTGAACACATCGATCTGTGGGTTCGCGCATTAAAGGCACAGATATCCAAGAGTCCGCAAGCATTAGTGCTACCCATTCGAGAATTCAAGGCGATGGTCGACCAAGATCCTGTCTTGAACCTCACCATGGAGTCGATGTTTAAGGAAGCTGCAATTTTGAAGCAGCAGACCCCATTAGGCACACCTGAAGTCAAGGATTTTGAGGAGTTCCTGATGCTGCTCAACGGCATTATGATAATGGCTCCGCAATACACCGAATGCCCAAATTCAGATGGTGCCGAGGCGCCATGTGGACTGATCGGTTTTCCGATTAATGCGCTGTTGGACTGGCCAATGGCAACGAGCTTTGGATACACCGCCTTCTCCAATCAACTTATAAATCAGCAGTTTAAGAAGGTTCTTAATTACTGGAGTACATTCCTTCTATCCAAAGAATCGCGGTATGTGTTGGTTGAAGATTTTCCCGAACAGATACCCAAAGTACTAGCATGGCTCAGCCCAGTTGCAAAACAAAAGATGGTCGACGTCGCCTGTAAAGCATCCAATGATTCAACCTGTCAACAGCAGCCATTTGAACACTTCTTTAATTGCGATCCAAGTGACCCATACTATGGTTTCAAGTCATGGGACGACTTCTTTACATGAACGTTCAGGAAAGAAATCCGGCCCGTCGCGGAGGGAGAAAATGTGATCGCGAATGCCTGCGAATCGGCACCACTACAGGTAGTGTGCAATGTTTCGGAAACATCTGAATTCTGGCTCAAAGGCCAGCCTTATGCACTGCAAAACATGATGAACTTTGATCCGTTAGCTGAACAGTTCATCGGCGGCACAGTTTATCAAGCGTTTCTCAGTGCGTTGAGCTACCACCGATGGAAAAGCCCAGTGAGCGGCACGGTGAAGAAAGCTTTCGTGGTCAATGGCACATACTATCTGGAAAATCGTTACCAAGGATTCATCAACACAGATAGTCCCGACCCCTCGGCACCAAACGACTCACAGCCGTTTTTGACGGCTGTCGCGACCCGCGCAGTAATCTTCATAGAAGCAAACAATCCTAGTATTGGCTTAATGTGTTTCATCGCAGTCGGAATGGCCGAAGTTTCATCGTGTGAAATTACTGTGGCCGAGGGACAAACAATCCAAAAAGGCGAAGAATTGGGTATGTTCCACTTCGGTGGCTCGACACATTGCCTTATATTCAGACCACAGGTGAAGCTCGAATTCGACTTCCATAACACGTCCCCTGGACTGGATGCGACGAACATTCCCGTGCGTTCCAAGATTGCCACTGTCATGAAATAAAGCGTTGGTGGGTCAGAACAACTCTGGTGGAACTATCGGCATACCAAAAACTCAGCTGTTTCACTGGAGCACGATTAGCCTATAGCTTTCGGACTACCATAGTTACCACTCATCTGTGTTCATTTGACCAGAGAACTGAATGGTTAAGATCCTGATTCAATCCTTTCAGCAATCCTTA
This Romeriopsis navalis LEGE 11480 DNA region includes the following protein-coding sequences:
- a CDS encoding hexameric tyrosine-coordinated heme protein encodes the protein MTFARAATPALHALALCHQLHALALCHQWCNQRYQLSFLSTLPCSVKRWRQLAVKMARLILIIKMTQPNTEVRDQLHDVYGSDAMMLIAVGQTVTAEFATVASVNNS
- a CDS encoding phophatidylserine decarboxylase associated domain-containing protein; the protein is MTQIKRLRPGGWLFHDREHIDLWVRALKAQISKSPQALVLPIREFKAMVDQDPVLNLTMESMFKEAAILKQQTPLGTPEVKDFEEFLMLLNGIMIMAPQYTECPNSDGAEAPCGLIGFPINALLDWPMATSFGYTAFSNQLINQQFKKVLNYWSTFLLSKESRYVLVEDFPEQIPKVLAWLSPVAKQKMVDVACKASNDSTCQQQPFEHFFNCDPSDPYYGFKSWDDFFT
- a CDS encoding phosphatidylserine decarboxylase; amino-acid sequence: MRPVAEGENVIANACESAPLQVVCNVSETSEFWLKGQPYALQNMMNFDPLAEQFIGGTVYQAFLSALSYHRWKSPVSGTVKKAFVVNGTYYLENRYQGFINTDSPDPSAPNDSQPFLTAVATRAVIFIEANNPSIGLMCFIAVGMAEVSSCEITVAEGQTIQKGEELGMFHFGGSTHCLIFRPQVKLEFDFHNTSPGLDATNIPVRSKIATVMK